The stretch of DNA TCAGAGTCGCATCACTTTGTTTTTCAatccttctttcttcctcttCTCACCTTCAAAAACAATTCCCATCTGCCAAAGCCATTGTTTTGGCCTCAAAACACACaagttcacatttttttttttgcatatccCCATCATCTTCTTTAATCTTCCTTCGTTTTAAGATTTTTGCCTGTGAGAGAAACTTGTGAACTCGGTTCCTTCTTTCACCCTCTTGGCCTAGCTCAGCTCAGAAACTCTGCTCCTTGGGTACAAGAAAGAGGATATTATTATCAATACCATGGTTTTGCAGGTTTCTCTCATTGTGGTTCTCCTTGTGACATGCTCCTGTGTCGTGGAAGCCTTTTCTGGGAATCACGATCACCGTCACAACCAAAATGGATCTTCTATGGCTGCCATAAAGTTTCCTGATCATCCAAGCTTCAGTGGTGTTTCTTCTTCCGGGGACACTGATTGCAGCCTCTCGAGTTCTACCATGACATCAGGTGAAGAAACTGACGAAGAAGGTGAGGCTTTTCCAAATCCAAAACCGCACAAGCAATTGGTGAAACTCCACCTAAAACACAGGTCAGGGAGAGAAGACGCTGAGCCTAAACAATCTGTGGTTGATTCCACCGTAAGGGATTTGATCAGAATTCAAAACCTTCACAGAAGGGTGATAGAGAAGAAGAATCAAAACGCAATTTCAAGGCTGCAGAAGTCACAGGACCAACCAAAGCAAACCTCGGAGGCTGTGGTTGCTCCGGGGGCTTCGCCGGCAAGTGGGGTTTCCGGGCAGCTTGTGGCAACTTTGGAATCCGGGGTGAGTCTTGGCTCTGGTGAGTACTTCATGGATGTGTTTGTGGGCACACCCCCTAAGCATTTCTCTCTGATACTTGATACTGGTAGTGACCTTAATTGGATCCAATGTGTTCCTTGCATTGCGTGTTTTGAGCAAAGTGGAGCATACTATGACCCCAAAGATTCTAGTTCTTTTAGGAATATAAGCTGTGATGATCCACGGTGCAAACTGGTTTCATCCCCTGATCCACCTAGGCCTTGCAAAGGTGAGAATCAGAGCTGTCCCTACTTCTACTGGTATGGAGATGGTTCAAACACAACTGGGGATTTTGCATTGGAAACCTTCACCGTTAATCTCACCACTCCTTCTGGGGGGTCAGAGCTGAAGCATGTGGAGAATGTGATGTTTGGATGTGGCCATTGGAATAGAGGTCTCTTTCATGGTGCTGCTGGTTTGCTAGGGTTGGGGAGAGGACCATTGTCATTTGCTTCTCAGATGCAATCTCTCTATGGCCAATCATTTTCCTATTGTCTTGTGGATAGAAATAGCAATGCAAGTGTGAGTAGTAAATTGATTTTTGGTGAGGACAAGGAGCTGCTCAGCCACCCCAATCTAAATTTCACTTCTTTTGCTGCTGCAAAAGAGGGTTCAGTTGACACATTTTACTATGTCCAGATAAAGTCTGTAATGGTTGATGGTGAGGAGTTGAAGATACCTGAGGAGACTTGGCATTTGTCAGCAGAAGGTGCTGGTGGCACCATCATTGATTCTGGCACCACATTAACATATTTTGCTGAACCTGCTTATGAGATTATCAGGGAGGCTTTTGTGAAGAAGATTAAGGGCTATGAACTCATTGAAGGTCTTCCTCCTTTAAAGCCATGTTACAATGTGTCGGGAATTGACAAGATGGAGCTACCTGACtttggaattttattttctgatgGAGCAGTGTGGAATTTCCCGGTGGAGAATTACTTTATCCAGATTGATTCTGATATTGTTTGCTTGGCTATTTTGGGAACTTCTCCTTCTGCTCTTTCAATAATCGGAAACTATCAGCAGCAGAATTTCCACATACTATATGACACGAAGAAATCCAGACTTGGGTATGCACCAATGAAGTGTGATgatgtttaacattttcttgGATTTGTGTCGGAGATTCCTCGTCGATCAATGAAAAATAACACGATTTCATATGAAATCGTGTTATTTCTGATCAACGTAGGATCTTCCTATGCTCCTGTATAGTTTCGTACTAGCAAACACGGTGAGTCAGGAGGTAGAATTTTGGATTTTCCCTCGGATGAAAATTGGAAGGTGAtacacacaaaaataaagaaacaaataaggAGTGATTATAGAACTAGGCTTCAGACAATTACACAAACCGGGTCATAACAGACACAAATATTGCTTTTTGTACACATTTTAACTGCTTCAATTTTGAGTGTCTCATTTAATTGTAATACTTTGTTCTTTCTATTCTATAAGATGTTGTCTCTACATTCTCAAAGGATAATTGTTTCATGTACTTGTATAGTATAAACAAGAAATATATAGAAACTTAGCTTTTTCTAACGGGCAATGGCAAGTTCTGTATGCTGCTGCAGCATTTGCTGTTACTATTCTATTTTCTGGTAGAATGTTTCTCTTAAAtcttgtacatttttttttcttttaaaatgaaaattaaataaataatggcACATGGACATGGTTGCTTCCCAGATGTCGCATCAAAGTATTATTCAATAGCTTTTTTGTTAGGTACACTGCCAACttcttaacaaaataaaaaatgcatgCAACCAAATAACAGGTCAACTATATTATTACCCTTGGTGGACTCACAGTAATGTAATGAATAATTCAACTTATgtgtcaattttatttgatttgtctTTGCCCGTGAGATGTTATTTGAGTTGGTTCTCAAACAGATATTCACCAAAATCTTACATTTaataatatgaagaaaaaagtagtaaaaaaaaattataaaagtaaatggTTGGTTTTGGAGTTGTCACCACAACTCAATAGGTCTATTGGATGTATAAGAGACTTAGATAATTGTGTGTCATTAACAAGTTTAtagtttttgtcaaaaaaaagtGCATTATGAAGGATTGCAGTTTTAGTCcacaaaaattacattatgaaaaGTTTACGGTTTTGGtccatacaaaaattataaaaacgtTTGCTTCCGATTGAAGCGATTATTTTTAATGCCGTGATTTTCCAATAATCTGAAGACAAagtattaaaaaagaaaaacaaactaCATAGGGTTACAACCATTTGTTGAACTGTATTTCTACTACTACTTACTGTAAttgatctttttttttcctcattATTATCTGAAAGCTGCATCAGCAACAAGTATATGAActgaaaaacttatatttaaagttttgattttgGTCTTGTCTCCATGAGCGGAGCAATGTTGAGACTatgacaatatattttattttttttctccaaatttCAAGCAACATGTTATAGTTTATTCGTTTTTGGACCATATTCAAACCTGGGGTATTAATTTTCAACTGGAGATGGTGTTTCACTCTGAGAATATTGGTAGAGTGAGACATGAATTAGGTGAAGgaatttttaatgaataattatgtTACTTGTTTGTGGCATTTCTAGTATTTTATTGTATGTATCcctgttattattttaaagatttatatGTTGATTTTTGTAGAAACGTGTTGGATGAAAGCGCGTTTATTGTTTGCAATGGTTGGTCCATGTTGGATGGTGTGGACCGTGGACTCATTTGCGCCCATCCcagattaatattaatattattattattattattattattattattatggttaaatatatttttgtctctcgaatttcagtaaattttgaaagtaattcttttttgaaattttatatcaatttagtcattcattgtTTAAAgtatgtggatttagtcttttctactaaattttgttaagtttatttgacagtttaaacgcattttacgataatatttgagttaacattaaaatgaaattgtatcaaacagtgtaaacaattcaaatactattatgaaatgtgcttgaaacgttagataaacttaacaaaatttggtttaaatgactaaattttcacatttttaaagatgaaaaactaaatatgTCAAAAAATTTGAAGATGAATAAATTCCAATTTTTTCTGAAACttgagataaaaaacatatttaacccttattattattattattatttgtgcttcatttcatgttttctataatacttgcaaaaataaaatataaagagtcTTTGGGTGGaaaactttttacttttttagaatattttggTCACATACATAAGTAACttcttaaaatatcaatattattttatagtcaCTAACAAAAAAATGGCCTTTAACGTATATCTatctacatttttattatattaaaataataagtttaaaaaatatataagtacataagaataatattaaaaacattaaaataataaattgtatatatatatatatatatataattttgtgaaaataatatGTTACGTAATTATTATTTCAGGAGGAGGAAtttcttaattacttttattatgaaataattttttttaatttattaaagaataaaattatgtaa from Vigna unguiculata cultivar IT97K-499-35 chromosome 8, ASM411807v1, whole genome shotgun sequence encodes:
- the LOC114194634 gene encoding aspartic proteinase nepenthesin-2-like translates to MVLQVSLIVVLLVTCSCVVEAFSGNHDHRHNQNGSSMAAIKFPDHPSFSGVSSSGDTDCSLSSSTMTSGEETDEEGEAFPNPKPHKQLVKLHLKHRSGREDAEPKQSVVDSTVRDLIRIQNLHRRVIEKKNQNAISRLQKSQDQPKQTSEAVVAPGASPASGVSGQLVATLESGVSLGSGEYFMDVFVGTPPKHFSLILDTGSDLNWIQCVPCIACFEQSGAYYDPKDSSSFRNISCDDPRCKLVSSPDPPRPCKGENQSCPYFYWYGDGSNTTGDFALETFTVNLTTPSGGSELKHVENVMFGCGHWNRGLFHGAAGLLGLGRGPLSFASQMQSLYGQSFSYCLVDRNSNASVSSKLIFGEDKELLSHPNLNFTSFAAAKEGSVDTFYYVQIKSVMVDGEELKIPEETWHLSAEGAGGTIIDSGTTLTYFAEPAYEIIREAFVKKIKGYELIEGLPPLKPCYNVSGIDKMELPDFGILFSDGAVWNFPVENYFIQIDSDIVCLAILGTSPSALSIIGNYQQQNFHILYDTKKSRLGYAPMKCDDV